Proteins found in one Plasmodium coatneyi strain Hackeri chromosome 10, complete sequence genomic segment:
- a CDS encoding Hsp70 inoeracting protein, with protein MDANKIEELKEFVSLCKEDPSILQKPEFSFFKEFIESCGGKVPKERDFYEHIPSEDSTEEKSHNEEKDDEESDDEEEDEVEEEEEVEENDEDLMKEETIECPPLAPTIEGDLSEEVIEEICKLKEEAVNLVQENKFEEALEKYNKIISFGNPSAMIYTKRASVLLSLKRPKACIQDCTEALNLNIDSANAYKVRAKAYRYLGKWESAHADIEQGQKIDYDDDLWEMQKLIEEKYKKIYEKRRYKINKEEEKKRKKREKELKKRLAAKKAAEKAYKDNSKRENYDSDSSDSSYSQPDFSGDFPGGMPGGLGGGMGGGFPGGMPGGMPGGGMPGGMNFPGGFPGGLGGGMGGGMPGGMPGGMPGGLGGGLGGMPGGLGGGMPGGMPDLNSPEMKELFSNPQFYQMMQNMMSNPELLSKYANDPKYKNIFDNIKNSNLGNMGKPGCNGKN; from the exons ATGGATGCTAACAAAA TTGAAGAGCTGAAGGAGTTTGTGTCGCTCTGTAAGGAGGACCCGTCCATTTTGCAGAAGCCggagttttccttttttaaggaattTATCGAAAGCTGCGGTGGAAAGGTGCCAAAGGAAAGGGACTTTTATGAACACATTCCAAGTGAAGATAGCACTGAGGAAAAGTCCcacaatgaagaaaaggacgaCGAGGAAAGTgacgatgaagaggaagatgaagtagaggaggaagaggaagtggaagaaaatgatgaagacttaatgaaagaagaaacaattgAATGCCCCCCCTTAGCCCCAACCATAGAAGGAGATTTATCCGAAGAGGTGATTGAAGAAATCTGTAAGTTGAAAGAGGAGGCTGTAAATTTAGtacaagaaaataaatttgaagaagccttagaaaaatacaataaaataatttcctttgGAAATCCATCAGCCATGATATACACAAAGAGGGCGTCCGTTTTGTTAAGCTTGAAAAGACCAAAAGCTTGCATACAAGATTGCACGGAGGCACTAAATTTGAACATAGATAGTGCCAATGCTTATAAAGTTAGAGCCAAGGCATACAGATATTTGGGTAAATGGGAAAGTGCGCATGCTGATATTGAGCAAGGACAGAAAATCGACTATGATGACGATTTGTGGGAAATGCAGAAACtgattgaagaaaaatataagaaaatttATGAGAAGAGAAGATACAAAATtaataaggaggaagaaaagaaaagaaaaaaaagggaaaaggaattgAAGAAAAGGTTGGCCGCTAAGAAAGCCGCAGAGAAGGCGTATAAGGATAACAGCAAGAGGGAAAACTACGACTCTGATTCCTCAGATTCGTCCTACAGCCAACCCGACTTTTCTGGCGATTTCCCCGGAGGAATGCCAGGTGGGTTAGGTGGCGGAATGGGAGGAGGATTTCCCGGTGGAATGCCCGGAGGGATGCCAGGGGGCGGAATGCCAGGTGGAATGAATTTCCCAGGTGGATTTCCAGGAGGACTAGGAGGTGGCATGGGGGGCGGAATGCCAGGAGGTATGCCAGGAGGCATGCCGGGGGGATTAGGTGGCGGATTAGGAGGAATGCCTGGCGGATTGGGAGGCGGAATGCCAGGTGGCATGCCAGACTTAAATTCTCCAGAAATGAAAGAGCTCTTCAGCAACCCGCAGTTTTACCAAATGATGCAAAACATGATGAGCAACCCCGAGTTACTGTCCAAGTATGCCAATGACCCAAAGTACAAGAACATATTtgacaacataaaaaattccaaTTTAGGAAACATGGGGAAGCCCGGCTGCAACGGCAAAAACTGA
- a CDS encoding Methionine aminopeptidase, whose translation MKVAAKIAAQCLKLCLENSKEGVTTDDIDKMAFNFYVKNGAYPAGINFHGFPKTVCASPNEVVCHGIPNMRKLKDGDIITYDCTVYVDGVFGDCAGTTGIGTISKSHQKLVDVSKECLYKAISVCKHGQKFSEIGRIITEHAHKNGFNVIQEFCGHFIGRNMHMYPLIEHHYPNGHPEDEYMQEGQIFTIEPILSEGSTKIHTWKDQWTVCTNDNAFCSQWEHTILVQQDGAEILTHCD comes from the exons ATGAAAGTGGCTGCGAAAATTGCAGCCCAGTGTTTGAAGCTTTGTTTAGAAAATTCAAAAGAAGGGGTAACAACAGACGATATAGACAAAATGGCCTTCAATTTTTACGTAAAAAACGGTGCCTACCCGGCTGGCATCAATTTCCACGGCTTTCCGAAAACGGTTTGCGCCTCTCCGAACGAAG TGGTCTGCCACGGAATCCCCAACATGAGGAAACTAAAAGACGGCGACATCATAACGTACGACTGCACAGTCTATGTCGATGGGGTGTTTGGAGACTGCGCCGGGACCACAGGCATAGGTACAATCTCGAAGAGCCACCAGAAGTTAGTGGATGTCAGCAAAGAATGCCTTTACAAAGCCATTTCTGTGTGTAAACATGGTCAGAAATTCTCTGAAATTGGACGAATCATAACTGAGCatgcacataaaaatggGTTTAATGTGATACAAGAATTCTGTGGACATTTCATTGGCcgaaatatgcacatgtaccCTTTGATTGAACACCATTATCCGAATGGCCATCCGGAAGATGAGTACATGCAAGAGGGACAGATATTCACTATCGAGCCAATCCTATCGGAGGGAAGCACAAAAATTCATACGTGGAAGGATCAGTGGACCGTCTGCACCAACGACAATGCGTTTTGCTCCCAATGGGAACACACCATTCTGGTGCAGCAAGATGGTGCTGAAATATTAACCCATTGTGATTAG